Proteins encoded in a region of the Panicum hallii strain FIL2 chromosome 3, PHallii_v3.1, whole genome shotgun sequence genome:
- the LOC112885001 gene encoding DUF21 domain-containing protein At4g14240-like translates to MAAAAGRARAVSLAAAVRVVAATARPASSAAAAAGVGAMALIVQGEDTAFGSLEWWAYAGISCFLVLFAGIMSGLTLGLMSLGLVELEILQRSGTDAEKAQAAAILPVVQKQHQLLVTLLLCNAVAMEALPIFLDRIFHPVVAVILSVTFVLAFGEVIPQAICTRYGLAVGANFVWLVRILMVICYPIAYPIGKLLDCALGHNESALFRRAQLKALVSIHSKEAGKGGELTHDETTIISGALDLTEKTAAEAMTPIESTFSLDVDSKLDWEAIGKILARGHSRVPVYSGNPKNIIGLLLVKSLLTVRAETETPVSAVSIRRIPRVPSDMPLYDILNEFQKGSSHMAAVVKAKPKTEPPAEKTEPNREAVGPAQLTAPLLSNAEERADNVVVDIERPHNRQVNGNPTSNTVPRSSEDIEDGEVVGIITLEDVFEELLQEEIVDETDEYVDVHKRIRVAAAAAASSVARAPSVRRLTGQKAAGAQNRQGQQPAGILKKPTEGESNPSKQVNLVEPLLENRR, encoded by the exons atggcggcggcggcggggagggcgcGGGCGGTGagcctggcggcggcggtgcgggtgGTGGCGGCTACGGCGCGGCCCGCGTcgagcgcggccgcggcggcgggggtgggcGCGATGGCGCTGATCGTGCAGGGGGAGGACACGGCGTTCGGGTCGCTGGAGTGGTGGGCGTACGCCGGCATCTCCTGCTTCCTCGTGCTCTTCGCTGGGATCATGTCCGGGCTCACCCTGGGGCTCATGTCGCTCGGCCTCGTCGAGCTGGAGATCCTCCAGCGCAGCGGCACGGACGCCGAGAAGGCGCAGGCTG CTGCCATCCTTCCAGTTGTTCAAAAGCAGCACCAGCTTCTTGTTACCCTGCTGTTGTGTAATGCTGTTGCCATGGAG GCACTTCCTATATTTCTTGACAGGATTTTTCATCCTGTTGTTGCTGTAATATTGTCAGTGACATTTGTTCTTGCCTTTGGAGAG GTTATACCACAAGCAATCTGTACCAGATATGGTCTAGCAGTGGGTGCTAACTTTGTATGGCTTGTACGGATcctcatggtcatctgctaccCAATTGCTTACCCTATTGGGAAG CTCTTGGACTGTGCTCTTGGGCACAATGAGTCTGCACTTTTTAGGCGAGCTCAGTTGAAAGCTCTAGTTTCAATCCATAGCAAAGAG GCTGGCAAGGGTGGAGAGCTTACGCATGATGAGACTACAATCATAAGCGGAGCCTTGGATCTGACTGAAAAG ACTGCTGCAGAAGCTATGACACCTATTGAGTCAACTTTCTCGCTAGATGTGGATTCCAAGCTGGATTG GGAAGCAATTGGCAAAATTCTTGCTCGTGGTCACAGCCGTGTTCCTGTATATTCGGGAAACCCTAAAAATATTATTGGTCTCCTGTTG GTGAAAAGTCTTTTGACTGTTCGTGCTGAAACAGAGACACCAGTTAGTGCTGTTTCAATTAGAAGGATTCCAAG GGTTCCTTCAGACATGCCTTTGTATGATATACTCAATGAGTTTCAGAAAGGAAGTAGTCATATGGCTGCTGTTGTGAAGGCTAAACCCAAAACTGAACCACCTGCTGAGAAAACTGAACCAAACAGGGAAGCAGTTGGGCCAGCACAGTTGACTGCTCCCTTGTTATCTAATGCTGAAGAAAGGGCAGACAATGTGGTTGTTGATATTGAAAGACCACATAACAGGCAGGTTAATGGAAACCCAACATCGAACACAGTACCTAGGTCATCAGAGGATATCGAGGATGGTGAGGTTGTTGGTATCATCACACTTGAAGATGTCTTTGAAGAACTCCTGCAG GAGGAGATAGTGGATGAGACTGATGAATATGTTGATGTTCATAAAAG AATCCGagtggctgctgctgctgctgcatcgtCGGTTGCAAGGGCTCCATCTGTTAGGAGATTAACGGGTCAAAAGGCTGCA GGAGCGCAGAATCGCCAAGGACAGCAGCCTGCTGGAATTCTGAAGAAACCTACTGAAGGTGAATCTAACCCATCAAAACAAGTGAACCTTGTGGAGCCTCTTCTGGAAAACAGGAGGTAA